CAAATGTGGAAGTGTCCTATGCTTCTTTCAAACAAGAGGAAAAAATGACTATCCAAGATGGCCCTTTAAGTGGGCTTTCCTGCGAGATCATACGTGGCAGCGGTAAATACAGGATATTGGTCCGAGTGATGCTTTTAAAAAGAAATATTGTAGTAGACCTGCCTTCCAGCTATGTGATAAGCAGCGTTCATCAATAACTGTCCGACGTTTACATGATTACTTACACATATTTCCACCTGAATAACAATTTCCCGGATAATGATCATAAAGGCGTTCATCATTGTTTATAATGAATCGGATATCATCCGGTTTACGATAAACCATTACCAGAAATTTTGCACAGAGGTCCATATCCTGGACAATTACTCAACAGACAATACGAGGGAAATTGCGCTCGGAATGGGGTGCCATGTGCAGCTGTTCGGGACGCCGGGCGTACTGGACGACCGGTGTTACCTGGACATCAAAAACAATATATGGAAAGCCCACACAGACGCTGACTATGTCATTGTCTGCGATGCGGATGAAATACTCTATCATATAGAACGCACACCGCGGATGCCGGTATATAAAGCAGTTGGATATGATATGTTCTCCGAAGCGCTGCCTGCTCATTCATGGGATGAGATCAACAGGGGGTTCCGCTCACCCATGTACGATAAGATGATCATGTTTAGCCCCAGGCTGGTAAGGGAGATTAACTATTCATTTGGTTGCCATACAGCATTGCCTGTTTTATATAGACGAATGTCAGGGGTTGCCATCTCTCCCATGTTAAGGCATATGCGGTATATCGGAAAAGTAGAACGACTGATCGCGAGGTATCAGCGTTTTGCGGAAAGGTTATCAAAATATAACCGCGACCATGAACTGGGACAACACTATCTGAGCGATAGTGAAAAGATAAGGATGAACTGGGCCTATGCAAGTAAATACGCCATCACAATCAAATAAGAAATTAGTAGAAGCTAGCGCTATCTAATAGCCTAATCCTGTAAGGCTACTGGTACGGGAAATTTCAATCTTCACTTAAATCTTAACAAGATGAAAAAAATCAAATTTGACGCCGATCAGGCAAAAAAAGTTCAGGAAGCATTGGAAAGCATCAAAAATGAAACCTTGAAAGCTATGGCAGCTGACATGATTCAGGGTGGTGTTAATGTTAATCCCTGGGCTAAATCCACCTTCAGCAAGGACTAACTGTGGCAGATCGTCATTGAAAAAAGAGCCAGGTAATTCCTGGCTCTTTAAAAAAAATATCATGAACGCAGCAAACCTTCAAATAAGCAGCGTAGCGGCAAAAATAGCCAGCCGGTGTAATATCAACTGCAGCTACTGCTATATATATAACAAGGGCGACGATTCATATAAGCACCAGCCCAAATTTATGAGCGAGGCAATTTATACTAGATTGTTTGAGCAAATACGCGGCTATTGCAATAAACATCGCCTGAAGAGCTTTACGATATATCTCTTTGGAGGGGAACCTCTATTGGCCGGAAAAGAGTATGTCAGGAAGTTCCTGGCAGCAGCGGAACAAATATTGATGCCGGACGTAGCTCCGGACTTTTTAATTCAGACAAACGGAATATTGTTTGACCAGGAGTGGATCGACCTGTTCAAAGAGTTTGGTGTCATATATGGATTCAGCCTCGATGGGAACAAGGAGATCAATGACAGAAACAGGGTCGACTTTAAAGGCAACGGAACTTATGATCAGGTGGTAAAGGCAATTAAACTGCTGACAGAACAGGGGATCAGGCCGGGTATCAATTCAGTGATCGATGTGGACACTGATGCTCTGGCAGGATATCAGCACTTTAAAGACCTGGGCGTAGGTGACCTTGACTATTTGATTCCTGACGGTAATTTTTATCAGTTGCCGAAACATTTATCAAACAGAACTGACCATTTTAACTGGACAAACACACCTTATGCTGACTGGCTAATATCAATTTTTGATGTATGGTTTCACGAACCGCTTCCGAAGCCGAACATCAGGTTGTTTAAAGTATTAATCAATCTGATTTTAGGACAGGATGTGGGCTATGATTATCTCGGCACCAGACGTACCGAGCTACTGATCATCGAGACGGATGGCGCCATTGAAGCCGCTGATGACTTTAAGATATGCGGTAACGGATTTACGAAAAATGAACTCAACATTCTGAAGGATGACCTTGAAGCGGCTTTGAACGACCATCTCATTGCACTATATCACACCAGTAAAGAACAGCTGAGTAAACAATGTGAATCCTGCAGCGTAAAAAATATTTGTGGCGGCTGGTACGTCCCTTCCCGTTATGATAAAGACAACGGCTTTGATAATCCGACTGTTTATTGCCCTGATGTTTTAAAACTGATAACTCATGTCCAGAAATGTGTTATCGAAGAATTGAATAAGAACGGTGTAGAGACGGATGGGGTCGAAATACTCGACTACAATAGGGAAGCCGGGCTTCTGGAAAAATATTCATGCAACTTCTAGCGTTCATCTAACCTTCCTGTTTATGAATACTGAAATTATATGTGATACACTGGTGGTGAAGATTGCCAGCAGATGTAACATCAATTGCACGTATTGTTATATGTATAACCGGGGCGACGATACCTATATGCATCAGCCCAAAATAATGTCCAGGCAGACAATCGACCAATTGTTGGGACGTGTCAGGTTATATGCGTTCCTGAATGCGCTGGATACCTTTTATTTTATATTTCATGGCGGAGAACCGCTCCTGGCCGGCCCGGACATCTTTGAATATTTTGTGCAGCGGGCCAATGTGTTGCTGGCTCCGGATATCCGGCCCTTTTTCAGGATGCAGACAAATGGTATCCTGATAGACGAGGAGTGGTGCAGGTTGTTTGACCGGCTAAATATCCACGTAGGGATCAGTATCGATGGTACGCCTGAAGCGCATGACAAATACAGATTAGACCATAAGGGACGGGGTACGTACCAACAGGTGGTCCGTGGCCTGGGTGCCATTCAGCATTTCGATGCACAAAACAAAACGAAAATAGACAAAGGCGTACTTTCTGTTATAGACGTTACTACATCTCCGGCAGCAGTATGGGACCATTTCAGCCGACTGAAAATGACACGGGTGAATTTGTTATTGCCCGATCATAATTATGATTTCCTGCCTCCGGGAAAAGAGCACCCGGACGGGATAAACAATACGGTATATGCCGATTGGTTGATCGGAATATTTGACCTTTGGTTCGATGAGCCGGGAGAGAAACCCGCCATTTCCATGTTCAAAGACATTATGTACCTCTTGCTCGGCGCTGAGGTACGACACGACTACTGGGGTACCGGCAGCCTCGGTATACTGATCATTGAAACAGACGGTGGCATCGAACCGGCCGATTCTCTCAAGATTTGCGGCAATGAATTTACCAAGCTGGGGATGAACATTTTTAAGGACAGTCTGGACGATGCCCTGAGCCAGGAGCTTCCCCAACTGTATAATCTCAGCAAACAAAAGGTATGCAGAAAGTGTAGTGCATGCCCGGTGCGGGAGATATGTGGCGGAGGCTTTTTTACCCATCGTTATTCAAGCCGGAATGGCTTTAATAATCCGTCTGTTTATTGTTCAGACCTGCTAAAACTGATCACTCATATACAAAACAGGATATTTGGCAACCTGCCTGCAACGTTGCTGGACCAGGCTAAGATTGTCCCGATCTCTTTTGAAGAAGCAAAAAGTGATATTGAGACTAACCTTTCCAATTATCCTGATCCGGTATATATAGAAGAACTGGAATCCTTCAAAAAAAGCTAAAGACGATGTTAACAGAGGATATTAAAATCTACTGTCCGGCCGGTCTGGAAACAGAAAACAGGATCTGGATCAGCAAAGGGCTGCAGAAGGCGCCTGCTACTGAAGATGGCTTTTCGTTTGAAAGCGACGCCTATCGGCCGGGACTTCCCTGGCGTGTTCCGGAAGCTGAAGAAACGGCTGTGTTATTCACAACAGATGCTGAGAGAACTCCATCCCGCACAATCGGGTTAAGCAAACTGCCTGAAGATATTGCGGATATCTTCATTCGTATAGGGTTGCCCGGGATCACCTCGGACGATGAGCTGAAAATACTTCGGAAGCATCATGCGGCCGATTATATCGCCGCCATGGAGGGCATGTATGCGTATATGGGCTCGTTCCAGTGTGACAGCCCGGAAGCTTTTAGTAAAATTGGTGTTGTTATCAATGAGCCCGATAAAAGAAGTGTGACGATCAACCTGAAAAATGGCTGTCTGACCGGTCTGCATTTAGATTCGTGGGACAGGCTGGATATCGGTAAGCTGGACACGGCCACCAACAGGATATGTTTCAACCTGGGGGCACAGGACCGCTTCTTCCTGTTTACCAACCTGTCGGTAAAGACACTCTGTGGTTGGGTGGAGCAGCAACTTTCTGTCAACCCTTATTTGATGAGCAAAAATGAGCTTTGCCAGTTGTTTTTTACCCACTGGCCTGAATACCCGGTGGTCAAGCTACGGGTGAAACCTTTTGAAGCGTATATCGCGCCTACGGAAAACCTGATTCATGATGGCTGTACGGAAGGCGGAAAACAAAAAGACATCTGTTGTACAGCAAGGGGATATTTTAATGTGGCCGACAATATAAAAAAGCATGTTCATGGACATTAAGCAGTTCGACAATCCAGTAGTTTTTTTTGATAATGCAATAGGGGACAGCTTTGTGGCATTGCCGGCTTTAAGGGCGCTGGCGCAGCTTGCAGAGGGACGGTTATCGCTGATTACCTGCGGTGGCAGATGCGGTAAAATCAATTTCACCATTTTTCGCGAGCTGGCAGTAAAACATATCTACGGTATAGATGTGGCGGAAACCGAGCGGGGAAAAGAAATTAATCCTGATGAACTTGGCGCCTGTCTTAATAACAGTGATCTGTTCATATACATGAATACCTGGATGCCGGCGGGAGAAGTGATGCAGCAGGTGCTCAGTTCTTTTGCCCCGAGGCCGTCCATAGGATTTTATAAGTATATGTCTGTGCAGATACCTTATGAGAAAAGCCTCCATAGCGCGGACCTATTGTTTCAGTTCCCGTTGTTTTTCAACAGGGAAACAGATATTCAGGATTTTGCCTATTCTCCTGAGCCGCCAACGGAAGTGCGCCGGCTTGTATGCCAGTTCAGGAATAAGTTTCCGGCAACAAGTAAGTTGCTCATTGTTCATGCCGATACTAAAACGAATAAAACATGGCCCTTTGAATATTATCCGGCGCTGTTGGACAGAATAATGGACACCATGCCGGAGGTGGTCGTTATTTTTATCGGTATTAAGAAGCCGGATGTCAGTAGCTGCAAACACGTTTCCCGAATACTGCGTTTTGAAGAAGCGCTGCCTTTTTCGATGGACTGGGCATTTGTTTCGATAGCAGATATTTTCCTGGGGGTTGATTCTGTCTTTCTGCATATAGCGGACCTCTTTCACGTGCCCGTGGTTAGTTTGTTCGGGCCCTCGTCAGTGCAGGAATGGGGAGTACGTTTTTCTGCGCACCATCGCTGCGTGGAAGCGCCCTCCGGAAATATGGAAGATATCACCGTAGATGCCGTATATAACGGCTTTTCTGACTTAATGACCTGTCAACCCATAGTGGTTCGCTCGTAAAGCAGGTTTAAACGGATAATAATGTTGAACAGAAAATTTCCTTTCTATGCGCAGCATGATAGCAATGATTGTGGCCCGGCTTGTCTGAAAATGGTAGCCAAGTACTATGGCAAGGATGTGGAGCTGGAGATGCTGCGTCAGTCGTCCTATATTAACAGAAATGGTGTCAGCTTGCTGGGGATCAGCCAGGCGGCGGAGCGTATCGGATTTCGCACGCTTATGGTGCAGACATCTTATGAAAAACTGTATGGAAATGTTCCGTTACCGTGTATTTTACACTGGAACCAGGAACATTTTGTCGTTTTATTTAAAAAAGAAGGCGCCGGTATCGGCGAAGGTGGGTGGTTGCTGCAAAAAAAAGCAGGAAAAAATGGTCATGGAGAAAATGTCAGTTTCTGGATTGGCGATCCCGCTCACGACCTGATAAAGATCGATAAATCCACGTTGCTCAAAAGCTGGATCAGCGACACCAGGGATAAAGGTGTTGCGTTGGTTTTATATCCGTCTCCTGAGTTTCTGGATGAAAGGGCCGTTACCGGTGTAAAGAAATATACCGGCCTGGGATTGTTGTTTGACTATGTCAAACCTTACAGGCGGTATATATTTCAATTGTTCCTAGGAATGATTTTAGGCAGTGTCATCTCACTCGCGCTGCCTTTCCTTACACAAACAATCGTAGACTACGGGGTAGGGTTTAAAGACCTCAGTATAGTTGTGCTGGTTTTGTTTTCTCAGCTGTTTCTGTTTGCGGGCAGCACGGTTATTGAGCTGTTCAGAGGCTGGATCTTGCTGCATATGAACTCCCGGATAAGTATCACTATTCTTTCCGACTTCCTGGCCAAATTAATGCGGTTGCCGGTGAAGTTCTTCGATACGCATACCACGGGAGATATTACACAACGGCTGCAGGACCACGGTAAAATCGAATTGTTCCTGACTGGTGTCACCATCAATACTTTTTTTTCGGTGGTTAATATTTTTGTATTTCTGATTATACTCTTTGTTTATAGCGCGAAAATATTTTTGACCTTTTTTCTGTTTAGCACATTATCTATTCTTTGGATACTCTTTTTCCTGGAAAAGCGGAAGCATGTTGAATACCGGCGATTTCAGGCGCTTCGGGACAACCAGGATTCTACCTACGAGATCGTAAACGGTATGAAAGAGATCAAACTGTATAACAGCGAAATCAGCAGGAGATGGATTTGGGAACGTATTCAGGTAAAGCTGTTTAAATTAAACATAACTGGTCTGAGACTAAGCCAGTACCAGGAATCCGGGTTTAATACCCTCACACAGTTAAAGAATATTCTAGTTTCTTTCTTTGCCGCCCAGGCAACAATAAATGGTGAGATGACGCTGGGCATGATGTTAAGCATTTCCTATATTATCGGGCAGACGAACAGCCCTTTGCAGCAGCTGGCCATGTTTTTCCGTTCTGCGCAGGATGCAAAACTGAGCATGGACCGCCTTCAGGAGATCCATAATAAGGAGAATGAAGACGAAAATCAAGCAGGGCAACAGATGGAAGGAGAGATGAGAGAGGACATAACGGGGGATATCGTTATCAGCAACCTGTCTTTTAAATATGGCGGTGCTCATTCTTCCTATGTACTGAAGGATATCAATCTGGTGATACCGGAGGGAAAGGTGACAGCGATCGTAGGGACCAGCGGCAGCGGGAAAACAACGTTGCTGAAGCTGATGCTGAAGTTTTATGAACCGGCGGAAGGAACGATCAGGGTCGGCAACCATGACCTGGCCCATTTGTCTTCCGGCGAGTGGCGGGAACATTGCGGCGCCGTGATGCAGGACGGATATATTTTCGGAGACACTATTGCGAGGAACATCGTCATTGATGGCAGCAGGATAGATGCCCGGCGTATGGACAATGCTGTGGAGATAGCCAATATCAAAGAGTTTATCATGAGTAAACCCATGAAGTACACTACCAGGTTGGGCAGTTCAGGAGGTGGTTTAAGCGCCGGGCAAAAACAAAGGATCTTAATTGCGAGGGCCGTTTACAAAGATCCGAAGTTCCTGTTGTTTGATGAGGCCACCAGTGCGCTGGATGCCAACAATGAAAGGGCCATTATCGAAAATCTCACAAAATTTTTCCAATCGAAGACCGTGGTGGTGATCGCTCACAGGCTTAGTACAGTGAAAAATGCCGATCAGATCGTTGTGCTGGACCAGGGGGAGATAGCCGAGCAGGGTACCCATGCAGAATTGGTCCAGCGGAAGGGAAAGTATTTTGACCTGGTAAAAAATCAGCTTGAACTGGGAAATTAGCAACAATATGCCGGATAGATTTGAAATAAGAAGCGAAGAGGTCCAGGAAGTGTTAGAAACGATGCCTCGTGGGATAACCCGTTGGGGGACCAGCCTGATGGCCGGTATTTTGGCGTTGTTGCTGCTGATAGCCGGTTTGGTGAAATATCCGGACGTGGGCAGATTTAATGTTGTTATAAAAATTGCCAACGATTCCTCTGGTGTGCCGCCTGGTTATCATCAGCAGGCATATGCGCAATTAAACCTGCCGCAAACGGATTTTTCCAAAGTAGCCGGAGGAAAAAAGGTGCAGTTAAAATTTCCTGCTTATCCTGTTCATGAGTTTGGCGTTGTAAATGGTACTATACCGCCGTTTAAGGCGACTGCCAATGAGGAGGACTTTACTGTGCCCGTCCGGGTGGAATTACCGCAGGATGGGCAGACGACCCGGCACAGGAAGATTGAGTATTTCAACGGTTTGCAGGCGGAAGTGGAGATTGTGTACGGACAGGCGTCGGTGCTGGAGCGGATGATCGGAAGACACTGGTAATAGTATGTTGTAAAAAGACAAAGATATGAAGGCATTCCTGTTTTGTACCAGCTATATCGCAGACCGGGGCCAGCATGTTCCCGGCAGATATATGAAGTATATATCCTTTTATCAATCCAGGTTGGCCGCCCTGGGTGCAGAACATCTTTTTCTGGTGAATGATGGAAGGGCTCATATTGATAAAATAGCAGGCAGTATGACAGCCGTCATTTCTGCGGAGACTCTTCCGGACCAACATCTGATGCCGGGCACGTATATGATCTCTTTTGAAAAAGGGCTGGGAAGGCCTTCTATTGACGATCACTGCGGATGGTGGAGAAGTTTTGTGTTTTCTTATACTATTGCCAGGAGGTACGGGTTTGATAAAATTATACATGTTGAGTCCGACTTTTTTCTGCTTTCAGAGCGGCTACTGTCATTCATCCGCAGTATCAGTTCCGGATGGCATTCCTTATGGAGCAGCAGTTGTAAGTGGCCGGAGTCTGGTATCCAGATAATATGCAAGGACCGGTTTGAAGAATTGTTTGTCGCGTCTGAGCAAGCCAGGAGCCTAGGGTATAACAGCTATTATCCGGCGGAGCATACCCTGCCGTTTTCCGCAGTGCACCGCCACTTTTTGGGTGACAGGCTTGACTGTCTGCCATCCGGGACCACTACCGCCGGGCAGGAGGTGTTTTTGAACTATGATTATATTGGTAATGTACCTGTAAATGACATCGTTGATGGAGAACAGATCAAGCTATAGGAGCGTCTGCATCTTATATGACTGCGGTAATGAAGGAGATGAGCTGGGAAATATCCTCAGTACGCATTTTCTGATTGGTCCGGTTCTGAAAGCATTGCAGGCGATGTTTGGAGATGAAATGATTTTTGTGGGGCGGAAAGCCATTGCAGAGGTTATTTTTTCTCCTGTCAGATTTAAGAAAATAGTGGAGATGGGTGTTCGTATTGATTCGGGGGTCAGAAGGGTTGACCTGCAAGGTATATTGAAGGAAATTCAGGAATGTGATCTGATAATTTGTTTAAACACCTGGATAGGCGGAGAGGGGGAGAATTTGAAGATGTTGCTGGAGCATTTGTCACCCCAGTGGTCAATTGGTTTTTATGATTTTTTTAAAGAGAAGCTAGCTTTTAACCCGGATATGCATTTTTGTGATATGATGTTTCAGTGTGTTGCGCTGATGGATCCATCTGCTGCAATAGCGGATTTTGTCCGCGGCCCAGAGGTGCCGCAAAGGGGGAGGGAGATTGTAAGGCAGTTTGTGGGCACCCTGAAGTCAGAAGGCGGGAGCATATTGGTTGTGGCGCCACACGCTACCTGCCAGAGGAAGGAAATAGCTTATTCCGTATATCCGGAGGCCTTAAAAAAAGTGTTAGATAATTTTGATAATTTAAGTATAATTGTACTATCTTCTGAGTTTCGATGGCCCTATTCGGACGCATATAAGGATAGGATTGTGATATTTGATCATTTCACTACTGAAGTAACCTGGTCTTTTGTAGCACATGCCGATTATTTTCTGGGCCCGGAGTCTGATGCCCTGCATATTGCTGATATTTACAGAATACCTTCTGTCGGCATTTTTGGGAAGCTGTCCCCTGTTCATTTTAGTGGCTTCAGATTCGCAGAGAACTATTCTTTACAGAGCAATGATTACGCGATGCAGGATATTACTACAGAACAGATCAGTGAAGCACTCCGGCAGCTTATTATGAAAACGCTTTAATATTCTACGTTATGCTTGCAAACTATCTAAAGTTAGCCCTCAGAAACCTCCGCTTTAAAAAAGGGCAGTCTTATGTTTTTATCAATATTTTAGGTCTTGCAGCAGCTATTGGCGTCGCGCTGCTTTTGTTTGCAGTGGTCCGGTTTGAGTCAAACTACGATTCCTTTCACAAGAGGGGCAAAGATATATACCGTATTGTCACAAAGGATGCTTTTTCCGGAGGAGAGGCTTTTAAATCCGGGGTGCCTTACCAGCTGGCGGATTATGTAAAGTTAAACCTGCCACAGGTAAAGCGGCTTACATCCATCGATGCAGTGTATGGCAGCCAGATCATTGTTCCTGCAGGTGCGGGAGTGGGTACATCTGATGGAAAATACAAGGAAGATGAGGGTGTTTTTTTTACGGGCCCGGAATACTTTGACATATTTGACGCTGTGTGGTTGTCCGGTAATTCTGCTGCGCTTGCCGAGCCTAATACAGTCGTGCTGAATAAAACAGTTGCGGCAAAATACTTCGGGCAATGGCAGAATGCTATAGGACGCTATATTCGGATGGACCAGACGTTGATGCTCCAGGTGGCAGGTGTGATCGAAGATTTTCCGGCCAACAGTGATTTCCCTATGCGATTGATCGTGTCATACGGTACCCTTAAAAACAATGCCGGTAAATATGGATATGACCAGAACCTTGATTATATAAACAGCAGTCACCAGTTGTTCATGCTCATGCCGGGCAATACTAACGAAGAACAAATCAATGCACAGCTAACAGAGTTGTCCAATAAGATGTACGCCAATAAGGGGGGCATTGGAAAGTTCCATTTTTTGCTGCCATTAAAGGAGAATCATTTTGACAGCCGCTTCAGTAACTTCGGAGATCATACAGCGAGCCGGTCAACCCTACGGATATTGGCGTTAATTGGCCAGCTGATTATTATAATGGCTTCGATCAATTTTATTAACATTGCCACTGCCAGGGCCAGTCACAGGGCAAAAGAAATTGGCATCCGTAAGGTATTGGGCAGCGATCGTCGCCAGCTCATTATTCAACTGCTGCTTGAAACCGGAGCGATTGTTCTCTTTTCTACCCTGTTAGGTGCACTGATTGCCGGATTGTTGCTGCCTCACCTGAACAATATGATCAATATTCATGCACATTTAATGTTATTGGATAAAAGCAACCTTTTGGTCCTGGTGTTGATCTTTATATCCGTAACGTTGCTGGCCGGTATGTATCCGGCTTTTGTGCTGTCAGGCCTTAAGCCTATCGCCGCCTTAAAGAGACATGTAAAAGGAAAGGCAGGGGGTGGCATCCAACTGAGGAAAGTGCTTGTGGTTGTTCAGTTTTCCATTTTACAAATGTTGATGATAGCAACAATTGTGATCATGACGCAGATGAATTTCATTCGTTATGCTGATTTGGGGTACGATAAAAGTGGCGTATTTATGGTCCCTTGTTATGCGGATTCAACAAATGCCTATCGGCTGCAGTCGCTCAAAAACCAGTTGCTCGAAGTTCCGGGGGTACAAGCCGTCAGCTTTGCTACAGACCCTCCTTCTTCTGACAATAACTGGAGCAGTAATTTTTATTTCGATCATTCAAAAAAGAATGTAGGCTTTAATGTTTTCCTGAAGTTTTCCGATGCAGATTATTTCAGGACCTTTGACTTGAAAGTTCTTGCAGGGAAGGCCTTTTCGGCAGGGGATACGACACGTGAATTTGTAGTGAATGAAACATTCGTTAGAAAGCTGGAGCTTAAAAATAACGAGGACATTATCGGTAAAACGATCCGGATCGGCACCGGGAACTGGTATCCTATTGTGGGGGTGGTGAAAGATTTTAAAACCAATTCGCTTCGTGAAGATATAAAGCCGATGGCAATTGCCATTAACAGAAGCGCGTATTCACAGATCAATATCAAGATGGCTGCCACTACCCATCTTCAGGAGCCGATCACACATATCAGTAATATCTGGCAGTCGTTTTTCCCTGACTATGCTTTTACGGGTGAGTTCCTGGATGAGTCCATTGCCCGTTTTTACCGGCAGGAAACCCAGCTGGCAGCGTTGTACAAAAGTTTTTCAGTGATAGCCCTGCTGATCTCATGTCTGGGCCTGTATAGCCTGATTGCTTTTATGACTTTGCACCGAAAGAAAGAAATTGCTGTTCGAAAGGTATTGGGCGCCAGTATAGGAGGTATTTTGCAACTCTTCTTAAAAGAGCTTTCCCTGCTCATTGGTATCTCTTTTTTAATCGCTATTCCAGTGGGGTATTGGGGCATTTCCAAATGGTTGCAGAATTTTCCTTATCATATTAATATCAGTATATTACAATTCGTGACAGTATTTTTTATGACATTGTTGATTGCACTGTTAACATCGGGTTATAAGGTGCTTAAAGCGGCATTGGCTAATCCGAAAGA
This sequence is a window from Chitinophaga varians. Protein-coding genes within it:
- a CDS encoding ABC transporter permease gives rise to the protein MLANYLKLALRNLRFKKGQSYVFINILGLAAAIGVALLLFAVVRFESNYDSFHKRGKDIYRIVTKDAFSGGEAFKSGVPYQLADYVKLNLPQVKRLTSIDAVYGSQIIVPAGAGVGTSDGKYKEDEGVFFTGPEYFDIFDAVWLSGNSAALAEPNTVVLNKTVAAKYFGQWQNAIGRYIRMDQTLMLQVAGVIEDFPANSDFPMRLIVSYGTLKNNAGKYGYDQNLDYINSSHQLFMLMPGNTNEEQINAQLTELSNKMYANKGGIGKFHFLLPLKENHFDSRFSNFGDHTASRSTLRILALIGQLIIIMASINFINIATARASHRAKEIGIRKVLGSDRRQLIIQLLLETGAIVLFSTLLGALIAGLLLPHLNNMINIHAHLMLLDKSNLLVLVLIFISVTLLAGMYPAFVLSGLKPIAALKRHVKGKAGGGIQLRKVLVVVQFSILQMLMIATIVIMTQMNFIRYADLGYDKSGVFMVPCYADSTNAYRLQSLKNQLLEVPGVQAVSFATDPPSSDNNWSSNFYFDHSKKNVGFNVFLKFSDADYFRTFDLKVLAGKAFSAGDTTREFVVNETFVRKLELKNNEDIIGKTIRIGTGNWYPIVGVVKDFKTNSLREDIKPMAIAINRSAYSQINIKMAATTHLQEPITHISNIWQSFFPDYAFTGEFLDESIARFYRQETQLAALYKSFSVIALLISCLGLYSLIAFMTLHRKKEIAVRKVLGASIGGILQLFLKELSLLIGISFLIAIPVGYWGISKWLQNFPYHINISILQFVTVFFMTLLIALLTSGYKVLKAALANPKESLQGE